The segment TTTAGCTTGCTATAAGGATACAGAGAGACataaagatgatgagcCTAAAGCCACAGAGCCAACAGTCGATGCCACATGCAAGGATGTGACGAAggctgaagatggagatTCACTACAGCTGACGCCggaattgaaggaattgcTGCGGTACAATACGGTTAAATTCCACCTGGGAAAAGTCTACAGAATATTAAAGACTGATATAGGCGACACCAACGACCCATCTTTCGCTATGACGAGTGATATGAAACGGCAGCTGGCGATTGATTATCTGAATACGCTGAGGTATGGTGGAATTCACCATAATGAAGCTATCGAAGAGTTTTGCGAGCACTCTTTAAAGCTGGTAAACGGTCAGCAGGACTAACGATTAAGAGTGATGTCAGAATACTGGTCCAACCTGTAGATTTTTGGGTCGCAATTATTATTGTCGAAATTCATTATATATTAAAAGATCTAGAATATGtgaaagaactggaacTGAGCCGTGCATTGAAAACATCATTGGAAGATGCTAGAGCGGAATGTTAAACTTTGGCAAAAAGCGCCAGTACTAGGTGCTTTGATCGAATTTGGCTCACACAGAGTCGTCATCGTGCGTAACCTTTTGAGTCTTACGGatggtgaagaagttgatTCCCTTATGTTGGTTGTCCTGTGACACGGTGCcggcagcagcggcagAAGTGACGTTAGCGTTACTTTGAGCATATGGATCAGCGATTGTAACAGCAGGATCTTCTG is part of the Torulaspora globosa chromosome 7, complete sequence genome and harbors:
- the HIT1 gene encoding Hit1p (ancestral locus Anc_1.499) translates to MNSGPCGICQEKPAKYRCPKCSVKYCSLACYKDTERHKDDEPKATEPTVDATCKDVTKAEDGDSLQLTPELKELLRYNTVKFHLGKVYRILKTDIGDTNDPSFAMTSDMKRQLAIDYLNTLRYGGIHHNEAIEEFCEHSLKLVNGQQD